From one Rhizobium rosettiformans genomic stretch:
- a CDS encoding IclR family transcriptional regulator domain-containing protein: MVEDPKRSAEFVEALAKGIAVIECFDAAHPDMTLSEIARRVGLSPAAARRSLITLSALGYVGSAGKRFFLKPKVMTLGSGFYFAARIDEILLPELRQIVETHGDAASVAMLDGHDVIYIAHHSTQRARRATAVVGARYPAHATSLGRVLLAGLPKSELERYFARVEPKALTSRTVTDKNALSALIAEAGERGYATTIDQLDYGITALAVPIRNAEGRVTAAVNSSGYSGLVSPEQMVTDRLGDLRVAAGRISAAAARTPALSAALNG, translated from the coding sequence ATGGTTGAGGATCCGAAGCGATCGGCGGAGTTCGTTGAAGCGCTGGCAAAGGGGATCGCCGTCATCGAATGTTTCGATGCCGCGCATCCCGACATGACACTGAGCGAGATCGCGCGGCGCGTCGGTCTGTCACCCGCTGCTGCCCGCCGCAGTCTGATCACGCTTTCGGCGCTCGGTTACGTCGGCTCCGCTGGCAAGCGCTTTTTCCTGAAGCCCAAGGTTATGACACTCGGCTCCGGCTTCTATTTTGCCGCCCGCATTGATGAGATCCTGTTGCCGGAACTTAGGCAGATCGTCGAAACCCATGGTGATGCCGCCTCCGTCGCCATGCTCGATGGGCACGACGTCATCTATATCGCACACCATTCCACCCAGCGCGCGAGAAGGGCGACGGCCGTGGTCGGAGCGCGTTACCCCGCCCATGCGACGTCGCTGGGGCGCGTTTTGTTGGCCGGTCTTCCGAAGTCCGAGCTCGAGCGTTACTTCGCGAGGGTGGAGCCGAAGGCGCTGACTTCACGAACCGTCACTGACAAGAATGCCCTGAGTGCGCTGATCGCCGAAGCCGGGGAGCGCGGCTATGCGACGACGATCGATCAGCTCGACTACGGGATTACGGCTCTCGCGGTGCCGATCCGCAATGCAGAGGGCAGGGTCACGGCAGCGGTCAATTCCTCCGGCTATTCGGGGCTTGTCAGTCCGGAGCAGATGGTGACGGATCGGCTGGGTGATCTTCGGGTTGCTGCTGGCCGGATCAGCGCGGCTGCGGCCCGAACACCAGCGCTATCGGCAGCACTGAACGGATAA
- a CDS encoding citryl-CoA lyase gives MRIGKQDHAFTAIATSDATSITVRGHDLCDDLIGKIDFTDYFWLLVCGKRPDKRQTTALNACLVAIAEHGLVPSVQAARMTLAAAPEAWQGAMAAGLLGMGTVVAGSSEVAGRYLAEVVAAGGNEAAVRDSLDVFLKERRKVPGLGHPQHAGGDPRADRLLAVADELQISGQHIATLRLLGNLAPGIMNRPLPINVSGAIPAVMLDAGWPLAALKAIPLIARAAGLAAHLYEESERPIGFILSHNADLAISYDGETSE, from the coding sequence ATGAGAATTGGCAAGCAGGACCACGCTTTCACCGCGATCGCCACATCGGATGCAACATCCATCACGGTCAGAGGCCATGATCTGTGTGACGACCTGATCGGCAAGATCGATTTCACCGATTACTTCTGGCTGCTGGTCTGCGGCAAACGGCCGGACAAGCGACAGACCACGGCCCTCAACGCCTGCCTGGTCGCAATTGCCGAACATGGACTGGTTCCGTCCGTACAGGCGGCCCGCATGACGCTTGCAGCAGCCCCCGAGGCCTGGCAGGGCGCCATGGCCGCCGGTCTTCTCGGCATGGGCACCGTCGTTGCCGGCTCCTCGGAGGTGGCGGGACGATATCTGGCAGAAGTGGTCGCCGCTGGCGGAAACGAGGCGGCGGTACGCGACTCGCTTGACGTTTTCCTAAAAGAGCGTCGGAAAGTTCCGGGGCTTGGCCACCCCCAGCACGCAGGCGGAGATCCCCGCGCGGACCGTCTGCTGGCCGTGGCCGACGAACTGCAGATTTCCGGGCAGCACATCGCCACCTTAAGACTGCTGGGCAACCTCGCGCCCGGCATCATGAACCGCCCCTTGCCGATCAATGTCTCAGGCGCCATCCCCGCCGTCATGCTCGATGCCGGATGGCCGCTCGCAGCCCTGAAGGCCATCCCTCTCATTGCCCGAGCCGCAGGCCTTGCCGCCCATCTCTATGAGGAAAGCGAACGGCCGATAGGCTTCATCCTGTCCCACAATGCGGATCTCGCGATTTCCTATGACGGAGAGACATCCGAATGA
- a CDS encoding dioxygenase gives MAQINQFTITEAVKESFQTEEGSRFKFLLETFIDHLHDYTREVNMTHEEWMGMLMFLYDCGKISTPERHEFILLSDVVGLSALVDMINTRGGATEGSNLGPFYLDDAPELELGGDLARGRDGTTLLVHGIVRDSLGNPLPGAIVDTWQADGSGTYPIQEHGQDKYDLRGKITADGEGRYYYTTVLPKPYTVPYDGPVGRLLRAGNRHAWRAAHLHFIVRAEKMRAITTELFFENTEYIDNDAVFGVRKSLIAKLEPVKKSEEFPFALEKRPDAKCRFDFVLAPEG, from the coding sequence ATGGCTCAGATCAATCAGTTCACGATTACCGAGGCGGTGAAGGAAAGTTTCCAGACTGAGGAGGGCAGTCGTTTCAAGTTCCTGCTTGAGACGTTCATTGACCACCTCCACGACTATACGCGTGAAGTGAACATGACCCATGAAGAATGGATGGGCATGCTGATGTTCCTCTATGATTGCGGGAAGATCTCCACCCCGGAACGGCACGAGTTCATTCTGCTGTCCGACGTTGTCGGCCTGTCCGCGCTGGTCGACATGATCAACACCCGCGGCGGGGCGACCGAAGGCTCCAATCTCGGTCCTTTCTACCTTGATGATGCACCGGAGCTCGAATTGGGCGGCGATCTCGCCCGGGGGCGTGACGGCACGACGCTGCTGGTGCACGGTATCGTGCGTGACTCTCTTGGCAATCCGCTTCCGGGCGCGATTGTCGACACTTGGCAGGCTGATGGCAGCGGCACCTATCCGATCCAGGAGCATGGGCAGGACAAATACGACTTGCGTGGCAAGATCACCGCTGATGGCGAAGGCCGCTACTACTACACCACGGTGCTGCCAAAGCCCTACACCGTTCCCTATGACGGTCCGGTCGGACGTCTGCTTCGTGCCGGCAACCGCCATGCCTGGCGGGCCGCGCATCTGCACTTCATCGTCCGCGCCGAAAAAATGCGGGCGATCACGACGGAACTGTTCTTCGAGAACACGGAATACATCGACAATGACGCGGTTTTCGGAGTGCGAAAATCGTTGATCGCCAAACTGGAACCTGTCAAGAAATCCGAGGAATTCCCGTTTGCCCTCGAGAAGCGTCCGGACGCCAAGTGCAGGTTCGACTTCGTGCTTGCACCCGAGGGCTGA
- a CDS encoding amidohydrolase family protein — translation MPAGLGQPGRKTLIKGGAVLSMDPTVGNYTIGDVLIEGAKIRAVGPHLDSADAAVIDASGMIVMPGFIDTHHHQFETALRSLLSDAILVNDGRPESTANYYEWMLQKFSVLYRPEDVYISELFGSIAQIDAGVTTVMDVSQIHHSPEHSDSAIAALRDAGRRAVFGYFEGWGDLAKYPGDARRIRAEHFSSDDQLLTMVMGGEIYLPFHEEAWATGRELGLPIALHVVGTFGMQPTFDGLAMAGKFGPDNIFIHMTGMSDMAWQRAADAGAHISLSVPIEMQMRHGEPPLQKALDLGLQPSLSTDVECTMTADMFTQMRSTITLQRMIANEKALRGEDYPKLLSAMDVIRFATIEGARGLKLEHKTGSLTPGKDADIILLDATALNVAPLNHVPGAVVTLMERSNVSTVLCAGQVKKWQGSLIGHDIAKLRRELEASRNYLFEKAGVEQDLFRQ, via the coding sequence TTGCCGGCTGGACTGGGCCAGCCCGGTCGCAAGACCTTGATCAAGGGCGGCGCCGTCCTGTCCATGGATCCGACCGTCGGCAATTACACTATCGGTGATGTGTTGATCGAGGGGGCGAAGATCCGCGCCGTCGGCCCCCACCTGGACTCTGCTGATGCGGCGGTGATCGATGCCAGTGGTATGATCGTTATGCCGGGTTTCATCGACACCCATCATCATCAGTTCGAGACCGCTCTGCGCAGCCTCTTGTCCGATGCCATTCTGGTGAATGACGGGCGTCCGGAAAGCACCGCCAATTATTATGAGTGGATGCTGCAGAAGTTCTCGGTCCTCTATCGCCCGGAGGATGTCTACATCTCCGAACTCTTCGGCAGTATCGCGCAGATCGATGCCGGCGTGACGACCGTGATGGATGTGAGCCAGATCCATCACTCGCCGGAGCATTCGGATTCGGCCATTGCTGCCCTGAGGGATGCGGGTCGTCGCGCAGTCTTCGGCTATTTCGAAGGCTGGGGCGATCTTGCCAAGTATCCGGGCGATGCGCGGCGGATCAGGGCCGAACATTTCTCCAGCGATGATCAATTGCTGACAATGGTGATGGGCGGGGAGATCTACCTGCCTTTCCATGAAGAGGCGTGGGCGACGGGCCGCGAGCTCGGTCTGCCGATCGCCCTGCATGTTGTCGGAACCTTCGGCATGCAGCCGACCTTCGACGGCCTAGCCATGGCCGGCAAGTTCGGCCCGGACAATATCTTCATCCATATGACAGGAATGAGCGACATGGCCTGGCAGCGGGCGGCGGATGCCGGCGCGCATATCTCGCTCTCCGTGCCGATCGAGATGCAGATGCGTCATGGAGAGCCGCCGCTTCAGAAAGCCCTCGACCTCGGTCTGCAGCCATCGCTTTCCACCGACGTCGAATGCACGATGACCGCAGACATGTTCACGCAGATGCGCTCGACGATCACCCTCCAGCGGATGATTGCCAATGAGAAGGCGCTGCGCGGCGAAGACTATCCCAAGCTGCTCTCGGCCATGGATGTGATCCGGTTCGCAACCATCGAGGGTGCGCGGGGTCTGAAGCTGGAGCACAAGACCGGAAGTCTCACGCCTGGCAAGGATGCTGATATCATTCTGCTCGATGCAACCGCGCTCAATGTAGCACCCTTGAACCACGTGCCGGGTGCCGTCGTCACGCTGATGGAACGCAGCAATGTCTCGACGGTGCTTTGCGCGGGACAGGTCAAGAAGTGGCAGGGAAGCCTGATCGGTCACGATATCGCAAAGCTGCGGCGGGAGCTGGAGGCGAGCCGCAACTATCTGTTCGAGAAGGCGGGCGTGGAGCAGGATCTGTTTCGCCAGTAG
- a CDS encoding CaiB/BaiF CoA transferase family protein → MKPLQSIRVIEMGTYITGPAAAMQLADLGADVIKVERPGEGDPFRAFKGGLYSPHFQTYNRNKRSIALDTRNPEDLAVFQALIASADVFIQNFRPGVAEKLGAGETELRALNPRLVYCAISGFGTSGPARDRPAYDTVAQAASGFLRLVTPPDRPRVIGPALADAVTGHYAATGILAALIERGKTGKGHRLDISMLEAMSHFNLDSFTHYYSAGEVMGPLSRPVVSQSYTFECADRKWIAFHLSSPQKFWEGLLDATQQRHLADDPRFRERLDRIRHQDELIDILAPVFRSKPRDEWCGLLEANEVPYAPAYDSDEALEDPQARHLQIAVTVPNAEMGDFTTVRPPYSFDGEPEFAVSPPPRLDEHGAEIRAEVMKVSRQAR, encoded by the coding sequence ATGAAACCGCTTCAGTCCATTCGGGTCATCGAGATGGGGACCTACATCACGGGTCCAGCCGCAGCGATGCAACTGGCCGACCTCGGTGCCGACGTCATCAAGGTCGAGCGCCCCGGAGAGGGCGATCCATTCCGCGCCTTCAAGGGCGGGCTCTACTCGCCCCATTTTCAGACCTACAATCGCAACAAGCGCTCCATTGCCCTCGACACACGAAACCCCGAGGATCTCGCTGTCTTTCAGGCCCTGATCGCTTCGGCAGACGTCTTCATCCAGAACTTCCGGCCGGGGGTCGCCGAAAAGCTCGGCGCGGGCGAAACCGAACTGAGAGCACTCAATCCGCGGCTCGTCTACTGCGCGATTTCAGGCTTCGGCACCTCGGGGCCGGCACGGGACAGACCGGCTTATGACACTGTGGCACAGGCGGCCAGCGGCTTTCTGCGCCTCGTGACACCACCCGACCGTCCCCGCGTCATCGGCCCGGCTCTGGCCGATGCGGTGACGGGACACTATGCGGCAACCGGCATCCTCGCAGCCCTGATCGAGCGCGGAAAGACAGGCAAGGGCCACAGGCTAGATATCTCGATGCTGGAGGCCATGAGCCACTTCAATCTCGACAGTTTTACCCATTACTACAGCGCCGGAGAGGTCATGGGACCTTTGTCGCGACCGGTGGTCAGCCAATCCTACACCTTCGAATGCGCCGACCGGAAATGGATCGCATTCCACCTCTCCTCGCCACAGAAGTTCTGGGAAGGTCTGCTCGATGCGACCCAGCAGCGCCATCTGGCAGATGATCCCCGCTTCCGCGAGCGCCTGGATCGCATCCGGCATCAGGATGAGCTGATCGACATTCTCGCTCCGGTGTTTCGAAGCAAGCCGCGAGACGAATGGTGCGGTTTGCTGGAAGCGAACGAAGTGCCCTATGCACCGGCCTACGATAGCGACGAGGCGCTCGAAGACCCACAGGCACGGCATCTGCAAATTGCGGTCACCGTTCCGAATGCCGAGATGGGAGACTTCACGACCGTCCGGCCGCCTTACAGCTTTGATGGGGAGCCCGAATTTGCCGTCTCGCCCCCACCGCGACTGGATGAGCATGGCGCAGAGATCAGAGCCGAGGTGATGAAGGTTTCGCGCCAGGCTCGGTGA
- a CDS encoding intradiol ring-cleavage dioxygenase — MDAHEKGYFTEETSVEVVTGRNANARDERLKQVMEVITRKLHEAVKELEPTQDEWMEAILFLTRTGQMCNEWRQEFILLSDVLGVSMLVDAVNNRKPSGASESTVLGPFHVADAPEMPMGANICLDSKGEDMVIEGRILDTEGKPIEGAVIDVWQANDEGFYDVQQKGIQPDFNLRGVFRTGTDGHYWFRAVKPKFYPIPDDGPVGQLLGKLGRHPYRPAHLHYIIKAEGYETLVTHIFDPDDQYIHSDAVFGVKESLLAKFDRRKDPQRAAEYGFSEEFWEVKHDFVLVRKDQV; from the coding sequence ATGGACGCGCATGAAAAGGGCTATTTCACTGAGGAGACCTCCGTCGAGGTTGTGACCGGCAGAAACGCCAACGCCAGGGACGAGCGGCTGAAGCAGGTGATGGAGGTGATCACCCGCAAGCTGCATGAGGCGGTCAAGGAACTGGAGCCGACCCAGGACGAATGGATGGAGGCGATCCTCTTCCTGACCCGCACCGGCCAGATGTGTAACGAATGGCGGCAGGAGTTCATCCTGCTGTCCGACGTGCTGGGCGTCTCGATGCTGGTCGATGCGGTCAACAACCGCAAACCCTCGGGTGCCTCGGAAAGCACGGTGCTTGGCCCCTTCCACGTGGCCGATGCGCCCGAAATGCCGATGGGCGCCAATATCTGCCTGGATTCCAAGGGCGAGGATATGGTCATCGAAGGCCGCATCCTCGACACCGAGGGCAAGCCGATCGAGGGTGCCGTGATCGATGTCTGGCAAGCCAATGACGAGGGCTTTTACGACGTCCAGCAGAAGGGCATCCAGCCCGACTTCAACCTGCGCGGCGTCTTCCGCACAGGGACGGACGGACACTACTGGTTCCGCGCGGTAAAGCCGAAATTCTATCCGATCCCCGACGACGGCCCGGTCGGCCAGTTGCTCGGCAAGCTCGGCCGTCATCCCTACCGTCCGGCCCATCTGCACTACATCATCAAGGCCGAGGGCTACGAGACGCTCGTGACCCACATCTTCGATCCAGATGATCAATACATCCATTCGGACGCCGTCTTCGGCGTCAAGGAAAGCTTGCTGGCGAAATTCGACCGCCGAAAAGATCCGCAGCGTGCCGCCGAATACGGTTTCAGCGAAGAATTCTGGGAAGTGAAGCACGACTTCGTGCTGGTGCGAAAGGACCAAGTGTGA
- a CDS encoding FAD-dependent oxidoreductase: MADITTDVLIIGTGPAGSATAAFLASYGLEPMVINRYRWLANTPRAHITNQRTMEVLRDLGRDVEDEAYMFATEQDLMGQNVFCTAVAGEEIGRMQSWGNHPLSRAEHLLSSPGRMNDLPQTYMEPLLFKTACSRGAQARMSTEYVSHEQDTDGVTTTCLDRLTGKQFTVRSKFLVGADGGNSRVAEHAGLSFEGKMGVAGSMNILFECDLSRYVAHRPSVLYWVLQPGADVGGIGMGLVRMVRPWNEWLIVWGYDINQPAPAVDDAFATKVVRDLVGVQDLQPKIKSVSTWTVNNMYATTMSNGRVFCMGDATHRHPPSNGLGSNTSIQDAFNLAWKLAAVIRGQAGMGLLDSYQAERAPVAKQIVTRANKSIEEFGPIFKALGMLDSVDPVKMQENMDARCDNTSDAEKQREAIRQAIANKVYEFDAHGVEMNQRYKSGAVVTDGQPEPAFEKDAELHYQPTTWPGARLPHVWLFGPEGEKVSSLDLTGHGVFTVLTGIGGDGWVAAAKSLSREFGLPITVHKIGPRQTWQDFSGDWARAREIRDSGALLVRPDHHVAWRAEAAVKDPEGELRRVLTSILNR; this comes from the coding sequence ATGGCTGACATCACCACCGACGTTCTGATCATCGGCACCGGACCAGCCGGCTCGGCAACGGCCGCCTTTCTGGCAAGCTACGGCCTCGAGCCGATGGTCATCAACCGCTACCGCTGGCTCGCCAACACGCCCCGCGCCCATATCACCAACCAGCGCACAATGGAGGTTCTGCGCGATCTCGGCCGCGACGTCGAGGACGAGGCCTATATGTTCGCGACAGAACAGGACCTGATGGGCCAGAACGTATTCTGCACGGCGGTTGCAGGCGAAGAAATCGGCCGCATGCAGAGCTGGGGCAACCATCCGCTGTCGCGCGCCGAACATCTCCTCTCCTCGCCCGGGCGGATGAACGACCTGCCGCAGACCTATATGGAGCCGCTGCTCTTCAAGACCGCCTGTTCGCGCGGTGCGCAGGCGCGCATGTCGACGGAATATGTGAGCCACGAGCAGGATACCGACGGTGTCACGACAACCTGCCTGGACCGCCTGACCGGCAAGCAATTCACGGTGCGGTCGAAATTCCTGGTCGGCGCCGATGGCGGCAACTCCAGGGTTGCCGAACATGCCGGCCTCTCCTTCGAAGGCAAGATGGGCGTCGCAGGCTCGATGAACATCCTCTTCGAGTGCGATCTCTCGCGCTACGTCGCCCATCGCCCCTCGGTGCTCTACTGGGTGCTGCAGCCGGGCGCCGATGTCGGCGGCATCGGCATGGGCCTCGTCCGCATGGTCCGCCCGTGGAACGAGTGGCTGATCGTCTGGGGTTACGACATCAACCAGCCGGCACCCGCCGTCGATGATGCCTTCGCCACGAAGGTCGTGCGCGATCTCGTCGGTGTGCAGGACCTGCAGCCGAAGATCAAGTCGGTCTCCACCTGGACCGTCAACAACATGTATGCAACCACGATGTCGAACGGCCGCGTCTTCTGCATGGGCGACGCCACCCACCGCCATCCGCCGTCGAACGGCCTGGGATCCAACACCTCGATCCAGGATGCCTTCAACCTTGCCTGGAAGCTCGCCGCCGTCATCCGCGGCCAGGCCGGCATGGGCCTGCTCGACAGCTACCAGGCCGAACGGGCCCCGGTCGCCAAGCAGATCGTCACGCGCGCCAACAAGTCGATCGAGGAATTCGGTCCGATCTTCAAGGCGCTCGGCATGCTCGATTCCGTCGACCCCGTGAAGATGCAGGAGAACATGGACGCCCGCTGCGACAACACATCAGATGCGGAAAAGCAGCGCGAGGCGATCCGTCAGGCGATTGCCAACAAGGTCTACGAATTCGACGCCCATGGTGTCGAGATGAACCAGCGCTACAAGTCCGGCGCCGTGGTCACCGATGGCCAGCCGGAACCGGCATTCGAGAAGGACGCGGAGTTGCATTATCAGCCGACCACCTGGCCCGGCGCCCGCCTGCCGCATGTCTGGCTCTTTGGTCCCGAAGGCGAGAAGGTCTCAAGCCTTGATCTGACCGGCCACGGCGTCTTCACCGTTCTGACCGGCATCGGCGGCGATGGCTGGGTCGCTGCCGCAAAGTCTCTATCTAGGGAATTCGGCCTGCCGATCACGGTCCACAAGATCGGCCCTCGCCAGACCTGGCAGGACTTCTCCGGCGACTGGGCCCGTGCCCGCGAGATCCGCGATTCCGGTGCACTCCTGGTGCGCCCGGACCATCACGTCGCCTGGCGCGCGGAAGCCGCCGTCAAGGATCCCGAAGGCGAGCTGCGGCGTGTGCTGACATCCATTCTGAACCGGTGA
- a CDS encoding ABC transporter permease, which produces MTKAGEVGWFGLIAAKAIRLVLVLMTVAIVAFALAKHSPVDPINAYLGADIARAGPEQRALIAEKWGLDQPAATQFWRWANNLMAGDLGYSMTYNAPVADVLVSRFKASLPLMGLAWLLSGVLGFALGVIAGAFAGSWADRIIRVYSYVLASTPTFWLAIMLLVIFAVGLNWAPICCATPIGVLPEEATILDRIRHLALPLATLSVLGIAQIALHTRAKMIEIMQSDYALYAKAQGASRMDIALHHGARNAALPAITVLFASLGELFGGSVLAEQVFSYPGLGKATVEAGIRGDVPLLLAITLALTFVVFVGNSIADLLYRLVDPRMASGARIA; this is translated from the coding sequence GTGACTAAGGCGGGGGAAGTCGGCTGGTTCGGGTTGATCGCGGCAAAGGCGATCCGGCTTGTGCTTGTCCTCATGACGGTGGCGATCGTCGCCTTTGCACTGGCCAAGCACTCCCCGGTCGATCCGATCAATGCCTATCTCGGGGCTGATATCGCGCGTGCCGGGCCCGAGCAGAGGGCATTGATTGCCGAGAAATGGGGGCTCGACCAGCCCGCGGCAACGCAGTTCTGGCGCTGGGCCAACAATCTGATGGCTGGCGATCTCGGTTACTCGATGACTTACAACGCGCCTGTCGCCGACGTCCTTGTCTCGAGGTTCAAGGCGTCGCTTCCCCTGATGGGGCTTGCCTGGCTTCTCTCCGGCGTGCTCGGCTTTGCCCTCGGGGTGATTGCCGGTGCTTTTGCTGGATCCTGGGCAGACCGGATTATCCGTGTCTACTCCTATGTGCTCGCCTCGACGCCGACCTTTTGGCTGGCCATCATGCTCCTGGTGATTTTTGCCGTGGGCCTTAATTGGGCGCCGATCTGTTGTGCGACGCCGATCGGCGTTCTGCCGGAAGAGGCAACCATTCTCGATCGCATCAGACACCTCGCCTTGCCGCTCGCCACGCTGAGCGTGCTCGGCATTGCCCAGATCGCGCTGCACACCCGCGCAAAAATGATCGAGATCATGCAATCCGACTACGCACTTTATGCCAAGGCGCAGGGCGCCTCGCGCATGGACATCGCCTTGCATCATGGCGCACGAAATGCAGCGCTCCCGGCGATCACCGTTCTCTTTGCCTCGCTCGGCGAACTCTTCGGCGGCTCGGTTCTCGCCGAACAGGTCTTTTCCTATCCAGGGCTTGGCAAGGCAACCGTGGAAGCCGGCATCCGGGGCGATGTGCCCCTGCTTCTTGCCATCACGCTGGCGCTGACCTTTGTCGTCTTTGTCGGCAACTCGATTGCCGATCTCCTTTACCGGCTGGTCGATCCCCGCATGGCATCGGGAGCGCGCATCGCATGA
- the nikR gene encoding nickel-responsive transcriptional regulator NikR, protein MQRVTITLDDELMQELDSLIETRGDQNRSEAIRDLVRAGLKEATRNAKGDEPCIGVLSYVYDHAARDLARRLTNSFHHHHDLTIASLHVHLDTENCLEVGILKGSMNEVQHFSDHITAERSVRHGSVQIIPLQGSED, encoded by the coding sequence ATGCAGCGTGTGACAATCACCCTTGATGACGAGCTGATGCAGGAGCTTGATTCGCTGATTGAGACTCGCGGCGATCAGAACCGGTCAGAGGCGATCCGCGATCTCGTGAGAGCAGGTCTGAAGGAAGCCACCCGAAATGCGAAGGGTGACGAACCCTGTATCGGCGTGTTGAGCTATGTCTACGATCATGCCGCCCGCGACTTGGCCCGGCGGCTGACGAACAGCTTCCACCATCATCACGACCTGACGATCGCAAGCCTGCATGTGCATCTCGATACCGAGAATTGCCTCGAAGTCGGCATCCTGAAGGGTTCGATGAACGAGGTGCAGCATTTTTCCGACCACATCACTGCAGAGCGATCGGTGCGTCACGGGAGTGTCCAGATCATACCGCTGCAGGGCAGCGAAGACTGA
- a CDS encoding ABC transporter substrate-binding protein, whose amino-acid sequence MTKAILRVAFSTALAAAFLSSTALAATKSQLVLAIGGEPEGGYDPLTGWGRYGHPLFQSTLLTRDADLKTRPDLATKWSLSDDRLTWTIRLRPDTKFSDGSPLTAEDVAFTFNEAAKIGSAADLTALETARAIDDQTVEIRLKKPWITFTENFYALGIVPSDSYGEGYARKPIGSGPYKLVSWTEGQQLIVEKNPNYYGETGPFERITFLFTEEDTSLAAAQAGQVDMVSVPATAADAVPQGFKQIVAQSVDNRGIVFPMVKDEGKVVGEGKKLGNDVTADPAIRRAVNLGIDRNQLVEVALLGHGSPAAGPADGLPWSNPDAAVSFDLEQAKTELENAGWVLGNDGIRVKDGLRAAFPINYPASDSTRRMLAETVSAQMKALGIEATATGKSWDEIGRIMHSEPVLFGWGSHSPLEVYNLYQSTLSGVEFYNAGFYANPTVDQHLAAAQSAESLEASFADWRKAEWDGSTGFGTKGDAAWAWLVNLDHVYYVNECLDIGATQIEPHGHGWPITAMMQNWKWTCD is encoded by the coding sequence ATGACCAAGGCAATTCTGCGGGTTGCATTTTCGACCGCCCTCGCTGCTGCCTTCTTGTCCAGCACGGCCCTTGCTGCGACGAAATCGCAACTGGTGCTCGCCATCGGCGGCGAGCCTGAAGGTGGTTACGACCCCCTGACGGGTTGGGGACGTTACGGTCATCCGCTTTTTCAATCGACCCTCCTGACCCGCGATGCCGATTTGAAGACGCGCCCCGATCTCGCAACGAAGTGGTCGCTTTCCGATGATCGGCTGACATGGACCATCAGGCTACGGCCGGACACAAAGTTCTCCGATGGTTCGCCGCTCACCGCCGAAGACGTCGCCTTCACCTTCAACGAAGCTGCAAAGATCGGCAGCGCCGCTGACTTGACCGCACTCGAAACCGCCCGCGCCATCGACGACCAGACCGTCGAGATCCGGCTGAAAAAGCCATGGATCACTTTCACCGAGAACTTCTACGCGCTCGGAATAGTGCCCTCGGACAGCTACGGCGAAGGCTATGCGCGCAAGCCCATCGGGTCAGGACCCTACAAGCTCGTCTCCTGGACCGAAGGCCAACAGTTGATCGTCGAGAAAAACCCGAATTATTACGGCGAGACCGGGCCCTTCGAGCGGATCACCTTCCTGTTTACCGAAGAAGACACCAGTCTCGCGGCAGCACAGGCCGGACAGGTGGACATGGTCTCGGTGCCTGCGACGGCCGCCGATGCGGTACCGCAAGGTTTCAAGCAGATCGTTGCCCAGTCGGTCGACAACAGAGGCATCGTCTTCCCTATGGTGAAGGACGAGGGCAAGGTCGTTGGCGAAGGCAAGAAACTCGGCAATGATGTCACGGCCGATCCTGCCATCCGGCGTGCCGTCAATCTCGGGATCGATCGGAACCAATTGGTCGAGGTCGCCCTGCTCGGTCACGGGAGCCCGGCAGCAGGCCCGGCCGATGGTCTGCCCTGGTCCAATCCGGACGCCGCGGTAAGCTTCGACCTCGAGCAGGCAAAGACCGAGCTGGAAAACGCCGGCTGGGTGCTCGGCAACGACGGCATCCGCGTGAAAGATGGCCTGCGGGCCGCATTTCCGATCAACTATCCCGCGTCGGATTCCACCCGACGCATGCTGGCCGAGACCGTGTCTGCACAAATGAAGGCACTCGGCATTGAGGCGACGGCAACTGGCAAGAGCTGGGACGAGATCGGTCGCATCATGCATTCGGAACCTGTGCTGTTCGGCTGGGGCAGCCACTCACCGCTCGAGGTATATAATCTCTATCAGTCCACCCTAAGTGGCGTGGAGTTCTACAACGCAGGCTTCTACGCCAACCCCACCGTCGACCAGCATCTTGCCGCGGCTCAGAGCGCCGAAAGCCTTGAAGCATCCTTCGCCGACTGGCGAAAAGCCGAGTGGGACGGATCGACTGGCTTCGGCACCAAGGGAGACGCGGCCTGGGCCTGGCTCGTCAATCTGGACCATGTTTACTACGTGAACGAATGCCTCGATATTGGCGCGACCCAGATCGAGCCGCACGGCCACGGATGGCCGATTACCGCGATGATGCAGAACTGGAAATGGACGTGTGACTAA